The nucleotide window GCAAAATGTTTTGTTTGAGGAGAAAATTCAGATTGtcaatgaaatatttgaaatctTATGGAAATGTCAATATAACTATTGCATAAAGTTTTAGAAGCTTTTgctctgaaaaaaatagaaggtaaaacttgtatttgacaaaagttcaAAGTGTTATAGTTTTaccattataatttaaaattctacTGTAGTAGTATTGGCCACCTTCTTGGGATGGGCCAGTGTTGATTTATTACCTTGTCTCATTTGGCACTTAGTCTTTTATTGGAAGAAAAGATTTGAAAGTACTTTTTTGAATCCATCTTGCCACATACTAGCCTTCAAGTGGCTAgatggaaaataaagatgaatgaatgatAGCTTTGTCAAAGTGCTAtaaatatgttatcttatttgaatgTGTTCTATcctccaaatttatttttaagactttattGAAGGTAAAAACTTATTTCATTCAAAATGGATTCAATTCTCAAATATTTCTAGCTATGGCTAGACTGTAGGTGGTAAATATAATATTGAGTGCTATATTTGGTTTCAGTAATGTCTCTAACTTAGTTTGGAGGACTTTTTGAAAAGTGAAAGCTATAAAAATGAACCTCACAGTTGCACCAGAAAATCAGTGGCAAAGTATCAGTTATTTTTCCTAAGGCCAAATAGGCATAATTCCATTACTGCTACTATGCtagaaatgagataaaatataatgCCTTAAACAGAAGAGAGAACTTTAAAATTgtgtttactaatttttttttactactttgCTAAAAGTTTGTATTAATGCTTAGTAAAAGGgggaaatacatatataaaagatatacatatatatatatacacaaagttTTTTAGTTTTGATAGACTTCTCCCATCCATACTGACTTTGTTAAGCAACTCTTAAAATAATCCAGTATTCTTGCCTAGATGGGAATATTGCAAccccctccttttaaaaaacaaacaaaccaaaaatcaTGGTGAATGATGTTAATCCTATTTTTTTCAAGTGAAGCTCACTTATTCAATTTTATTCCACATGGCTAtcccaataaattatttttagcaaTGAAACAAACCTTTAAAGGAGTTGTGTTTTACAATGCAGAGAGTGGAGGATGCTTTTTATACATTGGTGAGAGAGATTCGGCAATACAGattgaaaaaaatcaccaaagaagaaaagactccTGGCTgtgtgaaaattaaaaaatgcattGTAATGTAATCTGGTAAGTTGAGCAAATTAAATTTTGGCAGAAAGCTGATGGTCTTTTAAAGGTAACAGTATATGAAATCTTAGAATTGCTTGTGATGGCTTATATAGCATTctaatttgaagaaaaattttaaaatgtttactttcacttttaaaaattgttctaaattcaAATTATGCAGGAAATTTATGACAGAAAActtagattttgtttttaaagctaaATCGTTCTTGGGTCATAATTTCCTAATGTAAAATGTGGACATGGGAGTAGTAAATCATAGATGTTAGATAAGAGTTGGGAGAgactgtacagatgaggaaatgagccTGAGgatgttaagtgccttgcctaaggtcacatctAGTCAGTGTGTGTGTTGATCAGATTGAGTTAGATAATATGCAattcacaaaaaaaaagatttatgatTTCCTTAAGGTTTTATGTAATATTCTTTGGCACAAGTGAGAAGGgaatttaaaattctgaatttagTATGTTTTTTATTAGACTGAGTAGCAATCATTTGTGATCCATATTGTAGGGACTTGGAAAGAATTAAAACCTCCCAAAGATAACAAATGTATTCTCTTAACTGTAGGATCTAGTCCAGTCTATAGATTAGTCCAAGtgtaaacataaaagaaatagtttaatGTCTCATGCATAGTTGTTACTAAGTaaatttttctaatgttgaactcTGAAACTGTTCTGCCTTCcttttcagggaaaaaatggtaaaattaatttattaaagctCTTGCTACTCTTGGACATCAGGAATAGAAATctttgatgaatttttaaaataatataaagacaaTTTTAGTCTTTTTCTCTTACTTCTAAGTGTTGATTTAAATAAGTCCCCTTAAGGGTGCAGTTTTTCTTAAGTAATTTTCATAAAGACTTATGATAAACGTGTATATAAGCCCTCTTCTAATACCTGTCTCATGGCATGGTGACTTAACCTGGGATCTTGAAGACTATGCCAGCAGACCATAAGCTGGAAAGGCATCAAGTATAAGCCTGCTGACCAAGTGTATAAGTTGTATAAGTGTTGTCTAGATAAATTATTGAAGTCTTGAAATATTTTACTTGTATATAACAGTTTATTGCTTGAATGTTGAATTTCCTACTTGCATTTGGGCACTTGCTAAGAATTATCTTCATTACTGAATGAAATTTTGTTAAATGTCTGCTATGAGCCAAAGTAATGggttaagtgttggggatacaaatagaaaaagtgagatagtccctgatcttaaggagcttataatctattaAGAGGAGACAATAGACATAGGGATGATTTATCTCCAACTCAGGTGGAAAGGCTCTGTGGTATTTGTGTAGCAGCAAAAGCAGATGAGGAAAAAACAGACCAAGTACAAAACTTTAGTCAAAGCTGTGTTTTTAGtgctattatattttaaatgttagttttgaatttttgaagcatttttttctcccttatatgtaatttttatttatattgctcCTTTACTTAACCTCGTACaaccaaagaaaaattcattttttgttaCATGATCTGTTAAATGAAATTTCCCTGGATGCTTACTGAATATTGGCAAACTTTTTCTTTACTATTTGTTAGtaatgttaaaatgttaaaagtgAACACTTTAAGGCAAAGCACTTTAAACCTCAACCAAACTTCCAGGTGTTACTGCCTCTGAACATGTAATCATCTCTGTTGGTTGGAACATAAAATTTAGAAAGGGATACTAACTTGTCTACTATCTGAATTACCATGGACAAGCCACTTACCAATCACTGTTTCCTGTCATGTGATAATGATATCTACTTGCCCTCCACCCAAGTATATTGTTAGGGTTAATATGATCTGAATAAACACACTCTAAATGAAATGATTGTTAATATTGCTATTAACATAGCTGAAAGAATCTCCGTAGTACAATGTATTAAATATCAAACTCAACATCTTGGGAATATGTACTGTTGCTTTTTATGTAACAAAATGTAGTAAAATACTGGTAGAAATTAAAACTTTCATTaagtaatttataaatttgccaAAATATTAGTAAACACACAGATGATGTCATTCTCATAATAGTGGCCTGACAGGTTTATTAATAGATGTGTAGAATCTTGTTCCTAAGGCTCCCTCTAGTGACTGACTTGGAAGTATTTAcgtttgtgtatttttttaaaaagcattaatttTCAGGTTTACCAAATTAATATTTCATGTTCTATATTATACAACTTCTTATTTTTAATAGTGGCAAAGCAAACAGGTATATATGTTATTTGATTACAAGAAACTCAATCatttgtggggaggggaggagccaGCAAGATCAGTGAGACCTATTCCGTATTTCAGACTGCTGTTTTCAGCATTTTTATAGCATGCTGTTTTGCcattcaattaaataatttatcaCGTTATAAATGGTTACATGTGGGATTCCATTTTAACAGATTTTCTTTTAACATCCTCCAAATCAAGTAGAGCACTGTAGGATATAGCTTATATTTGACAGACTTCTGAAGAACCTGATAGGTTTCTTACCAATTAgccaaattatttaaaaattatggttgCTTTCTAgtaaatatataaactaataaGAGCAGTGATTCTGTTCCCAAGGGTTTTTTTAACTAACATAATTTACAACTTAAATACTTTGCTgaaaatttatgtatatattttacttagcagatgctttattttttatatatatatgaataatatataatacaaaataaaatatatataaactgttTTTGGATGAAAGTACGTTAGCAAACATTTACATAGCTTAAATGGTAAGGTTCAAATTTTAGGGAGATTGAGATTTAACACAAAAATACATTCAGACTATTTAAGGTTTCTAAATAAGGAAGCACAATCTATAGATAGATTcacatttttagtttctttttgtaaaagttatttttcagCTTAAAAATTTAGGTCTTGATTACAATTATCCTTGTGTAAAATTCAAGCATACTATATTAATGTAGGCCATGATATATTACTGAAataatgttatattttttcaaacaaattaTTATACTGTTTAATGATGGCCTCAACATAGTAATACTATaaacaattttgcttttttttctccctgttttGTATTTTAACTAGCAACACAAACACAAGTGTAAGTGTTCTCCCctgaaattatgaaaagggaagtaacctaaaagtataaaatatgatcatttaaaaatcttaaaatgcttcTGTATATTTTTCCATAAATTTAAGTTCTTTACACAGGACCAACCTTAATGTCTCTATCAGCAAAATGTTCCCTATTTATTCAGCATGTAAGATTAATTAGTAGCAATACAGCCCTTACTAAATTGACTTTGTGATCACCTCTTATGTATTTCAGGGTGTTGATGATGCCTTCTACACATTAGTTCGTGAAATTCgaaaacataaagaaaagatgagcaaagatggtaaaaagaagaaaaagaagtcaaagacaaagtgtataattatgtaaataaaatttgtacttttttctcAAAGCATACTTAAGATAATTTTTTGTACATTATACTAAATTATTAGCATTTGTTTTTTAGCATTACCTAGTTTTCTTTCTGCTTCATGCAAACTCTTAGCTTTTATCTGaatgcttattttaaaatgaCAGTGGAAACTTTATTCCTCTAAGTGCCAGTATTCCCTTAGTGTTGGTTCTTGAACTAGCAATGCctgtgaaaaagaaattgaatatctGAGATTTTCCCTCTTGGGATTTTGGTGCATGCACACTTGCTATataactttctattttttccttgccAGTTATGAACTTAGGTGTTTTAACAAATTAATGAAGTATATAATGTTACATGGTTTTTAAAATGATCCCTGTATTGTGTTTTTTCTGGTAATGGATTAGTTATTAAGTATTTTAACTTCAATTGAAACTTTAAATAATTGGCTTTATTAATCTTGAAAATATAAAACCTCTTAAAGTCTTCCTATAAATTTACCTTATAGTTATCAAGTCGTGTAGTTTCGGATGCCTTTAATGAATGTAAAAGTATgtcatttagaatttttaaagaatttccaCTGCTACTATTTGTCATAGTCActccttaaaaatatattttttctataaaagaggaaataaaataaaaaaagaggcagtGGAAAATAGTTAAGGACCTTTTTATTTTCCTACTTTAAATTGATTCTTTCAGGTGGACTCAGTGGCTTTTACTTTCAAGGAAGATCTAGTATATGTTAGAGCAGAGGTGGCAAACTTGTAGCCCCTGAGATGCCTGCTCTCAAGTGAGACCAGAACTAGGTTaaaatgtaatagggaaatatataaatgcaacatagataatgttaatttggggTTTTTAACTCAACAGCACCCACAGGGATCTATTTCTGTTTGATACCACCACATTAGAGGTACCACACTAGAAGGATATCTGAGGTTACATTGAGACactactttttaaagatggggaaaaaaatatgaagtgcACACAGGTCATAGTCCTCATTTCTTATTGCTTTTTCTCAATGGctttagttctttctttgaactTAACTCTTTATAAATAATTCAGTTTTCCTTTGGATTTGAATCAAAGAATACATTAGCTTTAACTGTCAGAAATTAACCAGTAACTTAGATACATCTCATAAAAATTGAATGTAGTTTTACATTCTGGATAAAATTAACTGTAACTTTTCTTAAATGTTACTTACTAAATTTAGGATCATGGAGCATTGTCTAGGCTATCAAGATATATGCAGTACACCAAGGGAAAGAAATGGCCATACTTAAGAGTTGCAATGCATAAAGGGATTCAAATGTATTTTCTGTAGGGTTCTTGAATTTTTGATGAAGCAGGGCAATTAAAGAAAATCAACTATAGGACCGATAAGTTATTCTTCATTACCTAAGTTGTGAGCGGTTTGAGGAAGAGTAAAAGTTTTTGTAGAATTAaaggggtggagggtgggggaaAGAAGGAATCCTAGAAGATAAGCGTCATCTAATTATAATagccttaaaattaaaaattcaattattgAAGTTGAGAGAATTGACCTAGTCTTAGAATCCCTATAACATGTTTGTGGAAGAATGTAGCAGATATGGATAGTATGCTTTTTGAGTCATTATACAAAAATTAGGAGTTCTAGGTTCTGTTTGAATTGAACTGAGTCACACTGCATAAGAATTTAGAACCTAACTTTTGTAGAGTATCAAAATCTTTGCCACTTTTGTgcgtttttttaaaacatttgtagAAACCTGGGGCATGTTAAGTTGCAGTTTGCACAGCCTGATCTTATTTGTATTCCAGTGGATTTCTTTTAATATGTTTTCTAAGAacatctcagatttgttttgatggcaacaacaacaaaaaaattcacaTCTTAAGTCACTGTATGAATTCATTATAAATTCTACTTGTCAGGAAGTAATACTTTATGGTAGCTTTATGTAATCTCGATAATCACCTTCTAAGAAAGCAACcagcaattaataaataagttaaaattttagttttttaattgttatgtgtaattagaatctgttatcctaaaaattacaattcccagcaccccactcttctcacattatgtgctgacGTAGGGAGGATATGAGTGTAGTcctgcctcttgctctcttctcttcctgtgatcAGGTTTGATGGAGGAAGTGTGAGGTGAGAGCCAGGAAAGTTTTTGCTCacgtggtcttaattttgttaattaggttttttttacctgtttcctttttattccttctacttcaagtgattattaataaactttataaaatataattcttggagtgttggatattaatttaaatcctacagttATAATCTTGGGTGTTAGGAATTTCATGTAGAGAAAATCAAATAACATGAAACTATACTCTGATTAATTCAGTACAGTAGAGAAAATAATTACTGTTTCTCCAATTAACATACTCAAATTAGTTCCTGAGTTTTGTGTTAATTATATAGATTGAGATCTGTGTGTCAGCAACAGCTCTAAGTGCCTAAGTGGAATATTGATAGTGAACATACAGATTTACTTAAGAGAAACAGGTGGTAGCGAGGAGGAATGTCATTACAGATTCTTTGGGTAATAATTTGCTACATTATGCTACATGGGCTACATGATCTAAAAATTCCTAATTCCACTGTCTTTTGTTATCATGTTgaaaatagttttcctttttttcctttttttgagtgCCAACTTCCTACTAGAAACTATTTCTTAATGTAACATGTTTACCTGGATTgtattttaactatttttgtataGTGTAAACTGAAACATGCACATTTTGTACATTgtgctttttttgtgtgtgggggCATATGCAGTGTGATCCAGTTTTTGTCCATCATTTGGTTGCGCTGACCTAGAAATTTTGGTCATACCAGACATAAAAATTTAAGATGACCACTGTTTTAactaaaattaacttttaaatgtTTATAGGAGTATGTGCTGTGAAGTGATCTGAAATCGTCATATTTTTGTCTTAAACTGTACTGCTCCTAATTATTGTAATGTAATAAAGTTATTGTGGCTCTACTACTACTTGTCTGCTTCCTGTGAATTGGGAATTGATTTCAAAAATCTAAATTCATATTCTAAATTTTGAGCTATCAAGGTATATATCAAAGTACTTATGTTTTTAGAGGATTTCCTCTAAGGGAAATTGGATTAGATCATTTCATCATTGACATTCATTAGTCATAAAAAAAACTGCTTCCTTGCACGGGTGCCTTAAATCAGttgattattgttattttgtcTTTTAGCACCAGGTGAAAACTTCATCTATTTTTCTTATGTAGTACAGCAGTTTGGTCTTAAGTCagatgattaaataaaaaatatgtcaTCAGTGCATAACAACTCACCTGATTCTCAAAGGAATCTAGTAACAGAATAAAACTATCATGTTTTTGGTCTATGGTTCTCGTGATGATCAATGCAAATGCCAAAAAAGTTTTAGTTTGATCATCTAAATCCAATGATTAGTTGGAAGCTATCTTCCAGAACAAATATCTCATAAACTCTAAAGACATGCAAAGTTAGGCCAGTTAATGAGTTATCTGATATGAGAATTTCAATATATATATTATCCATATTGATGgatgatgttcagtcatttcaactgcatctaactctctgtgaccctgcttagggttttcttggcaaagagaaaggaatggtttgccatgtcctccagcctcattttatacatgaagaactgaggcaaacggtgaaaagtgacttgcccagagtcacatagtaagtgtctgaggcagatttgaactcaggaaaataagtcttcttgactccaggtctagtacaCTATCCACTGTCCATCTAAGTGCTCATAGATTGATAGATATCCATAAGatattactaattttttttttggactacAGATCTTGgatgttatttaatttcctttcaaGTGAACCCTTAACACCTTATGGCACctttaaccaaaaaaaaccccaaactgtcaactcctttaaaaattataaaatagggggcagctgggtggctcagtagattaagagacaggaagtcctcagttcaaatctggtctcagacacttgttagttgtgtgaccctggacaagtcacttaacccccattgcctagcccttaccactcttctgccttgaaaccaatgcacagtagtgtaagacggaaggtaagggtttaaaaaaaaattatagaataaatGAAATGTTGAGTTGGGTGAATGAAAATCTAGAACTTAATACTTTAGTAAATTCATTTGCAATGAAAGATGCTATCCTTTGTGACAGAATCAatgaatacaaaacaaaaatgtacTAAGACATTCATCACTTAAAACAATTCCATCCAAAAGTATTTAGGTATTTACATTTTCATTCAAACTTTTCAGTGTTAATGATGGAAGTTTAAAGTTTCTATTTGGTAAACTGAGCAATGAATTTTTTGCCAAATCAGTGTTTTGACAGgtgctttaattaaaaaaaaaaacaaggacacAAATCTTGGCTGGGGAAACGTTGAGTACTGATTTATAGACAtagtttcaaaataaattttaaagttgaggaaggCAGTTCAGGTATTCtgagcatttttatatacatCCTATATATGTTATGATGCAATACTTGGCTTCCATCTAAAGATATGCCACCAATTATTGCTCAGACAACCTAATCAGTAACCTTACATTTGCAACAATAATAATTCACTTAGTTTCGTTGTCTTGGTAGTAACGTTGCTTCATAGCTCTGTATTTTCTAAGGAAGTACAAGGCTTCTAGTTCTTTTATTACAAATTCTCCTCGTAAAATAAGTTCTTTGATCTTCTCTGGGTCCTTCACATCTTTGTTTTTAAGGAATGCTGCCTTCAAACGTCTTTTAAAGTAGTCTGCTCCTTTTGGATATTCTCTTCCAACATGCAGCagcttaaaaacaaacattttataaTCCTAAATAATTTGCAGCATATAGCATTAAGATGATTAGAATCAGTAATAGAtacttacatttttataaagaGTCAAAACTTCTCCTCTTAATGAGCTGGCCATTTTCATTTGTCACTGAAAATATCCACTGTctttatacataaatacatatacctggaaaatggatattttataaatacatattttaaccTAATAAAAAATTTAGAGCACTTCTCTACAAAGGAAGATTGTGGGTTACATTCTGAAAAATTAAACATGAAACACCAGATTTGCATTTGGGCTTATTAAGATTTAGAAAGGATAACAACCTTAGCATTTAtctatttctacttccacatATTAATGAGGAAACTAGGCCAAGAAAAAAATTTGCCCTTAAACTTGTATAGGCAGAAGGGGAAAGACTTAGAAGAACATCTTTTGAGAAGCTATCTGTAAATGTTATAATTTGACCCATACATGCCATTTCAATTCAAGATATCAGATCTCTCCCATATAGTATATATGCATAACCCTAATAAATTTTGCTTGAATACTTTTAGTTCAACACTTGCTTGGAAGATTTTTGTTTTGCGACTACTTCCCCCCCCATATATGCCTCCCTTGAAGTGATCAGCCATCCTTTTTCTGTTCCTTTATCTAAAGTTCGTTCCCATCCCTAGGTCTTGTGACTTtcaaatgaatcaatcaacaagcaagtATTAAGCCTCTACTGCTATGTGCAAATgcctaggaatacaaatatagtaGAATGAAATAGTCCCTATTATGtaacaaaaatccatttttaactGTGAATagctttcttgaaaaaaaatttgaaaagaagttaTACTTTTTACCACCCTGAAAACAACAGAAATAGCTTTAGAGCAGTTAACTTGAAATCcatgaaaatttttgaaaaaaatatttttaataaatttatcaaGTTTCTTTTATTAACCCTATGTAtcttatacattaaaaatattattctgaggagtccatcaTACCCtaaaaaagaggaggaggtgCATAGTTCTGTGTGTTTTATTTGGTCTGGAACTTCAGTTTCATCAATGTATAAAACACAACCTTTGTGGAGATTTCCTTCCCCTGAATTAGTTAAATCCTATTTCTATAGCCTTAAAGAGCTTCTTGGGACACTGGAAGATTAAACAGTTTATAGTCACAGAGGTAGTATGATGTGAGAGGTAAGCAttaaacccaggtttttctgTCTCTAAGCCCAGCCCTACTATCCACTTTGCTGTACTTCCTCtcagttgtattttttttaatacttataaACAGAATGCAGTCTGTTCCATGCTAAACTTATAATGTCAAATTAAGTGTCATCCCTACAAGTATTAAATGTCAaaggtaagatttaaacccaggtcgtCTGACTTCAGAGCTGGCATTTTTTTCTATACTATGCTGAGCCTTTAAATATTTCAATGCTAAAAAATGAAAGCTTTGCCCctcatttaaaaacttttgagTTCTATGCAGATAAGTTGACACCTTTGCTTTTCATAAAACACTCATTTTCAACCTATCAGTTACATATTTGGCAtctgttctcttctttccactctaatcacattttttttttgcatatcctAATCAGCTATTTCCACACCCTCTgtttatgtatactccttctgacttctctactactaataaaaaaattttaagaattacaaatattttctttccatgtaggaatacacaCAGTTTGAtgttattgagtcccttaaattttcttatttacctttttacgCTTCACTTGGGTCTTATAtttggacttcatttttttttgtttgaatctGATCTT belongs to Gracilinanus agilis isolate LMUSP501 chromosome 5, AgileGrace, whole genome shotgun sequence and includes:
- the ETFRF1 gene encoding electron transfer flavoprotein regulatory factor 1, with product MKMASSLRGEVLTLYKNLLHVGREYPKGADYFKRRLKAAFLKNKDVKDPEKIKELILRGEFVIKELEALYFLRKYRAMKQRYYQDNETK